The following proteins are encoded in a genomic region of Alteromonadaceae bacterium 2753L.S.0a.02:
- a CDS encoding alpha/beta hydrolase family protein DUF900 — protein sequence MIACSKRACAVWAFFSCLLTSHLSQSAPAISAAADINGDGIIQLDDSGPAPSDISTPATPFVFWLNDDQDDLNLYESWPHDNPDASNEKIGSLRDLEDLARLHIRVSGASQGDDLWLKLSWAVNSAAAPAIRVWQAQDPNGSRAYLLDEKAGIEQLSHAHAHSALGVVRQQQALFMQLHAFDLQGSETLLPLLFEAIEAGSGRLRVELIERQQVLAQTYVDMELRPVKTFYDRVAVPWPDEITFPYKYKGQPPQAKLTWEPESFGYSFQKPWYEDDNIVVWVHGWIPNDDENYRRTLVFSFETMFKRLWHQGYRGRVIHFHWPTRKVQGAFGLLTSEYLALKSAEPLYRFAQTLPKNKRLHITCHSLGGVILAEALRLGLDFDNAIFQVSAVPAESFDSSATLLVPELVNTPTPRDNDRWGWADYIGSSNTRVYNFFNPHDITWVGWNLAQKEAKPYWKYNRTYKYFPDEANGEHFRLKYWWFFSRPVKDRHEAMAYALNSKTQALGAEARVHGLVHQNFDLAKEPFEFGNDHVAAWRWNPQLVMPYFNLMLDVFNIPYNGLSVE from the coding sequence ATGATTGCTTGCTCGAAGCGCGCTTGCGCGGTGTGGGCGTTTTTTAGCTGCTTGCTTACATCCCATTTGAGTCAGTCTGCCCCGGCAATTAGCGCCGCCGCCGACATCAACGGCGATGGCATTATTCAACTGGATGACAGCGGCCCGGCGCCGAGCGACATCAGCACACCGGCAACGCCGTTTGTATTTTGGTTGAACGACGACCAGGACGATCTCAATCTCTACGAAAGCTGGCCACACGATAATCCCGACGCCAGTAACGAAAAGATTGGCTCCCTGCGCGACCTGGAAGATCTGGCACGTTTGCATATTCGCGTAAGCGGGGCCAGCCAGGGCGATGATCTTTGGCTAAAACTTTCCTGGGCCGTTAACAGCGCCGCCGCCCCGGCTATTCGGGTGTGGCAGGCACAAGACCCGAACGGTTCGCGCGCGTACCTACTCGACGAAAAAGCCGGCATTGAACAACTCAGCCACGCACACGCGCATTCTGCCTTGGGAGTGGTAAGGCAGCAGCAAGCCTTGTTTATGCAGTTGCACGCGTTTGACTTACAGGGTAGCGAGACCCTGCTGCCCTTATTATTTGAAGCCATAGAGGCCGGCTCCGGCAGATTGCGGGTGGAACTTATCGAGCGCCAGCAAGTGCTCGCTCAGACCTATGTGGATATGGAACTGCGCCCCGTAAAAACATTTTACGATCGCGTCGCCGTGCCCTGGCCCGACGAGATTACCTTTCCCTACAAATACAAGGGCCAGCCACCTCAGGCGAAACTGACTTGGGAGCCGGAAAGCTTCGGCTACAGCTTTCAAAAACCCTGGTACGAAGACGACAATATAGTGGTCTGGGTGCACGGTTGGATTCCCAATGACGACGAAAATTATCGCCGTACCCTGGTGTTCTCATTCGAAACCATGTTTAAACGTTTGTGGCACCAGGGCTACCGTGGCCGCGTGATTCATTTTCATTGGCCGACGCGCAAAGTACAGGGTGCATTTGGTTTGTTAACCAGCGAATACCTGGCCCTGAAGAGTGCCGAACCGCTGTATCGTTTTGCGCAAACGCTTCCAAAAAACAAACGCCTGCACATTACCTGTCACAGTTTGGGCGGCGTGATTTTGGCAGAGGCGCTGCGTTTGGGTTTGGATTTCGACAATGCGATTTTCCAGGTTTCCGCCGTGCCGGCGGAAAGTTTCGATAGCAGTGCCACACTGCTTGTCCCGGAGTTAGTAAACACGCCAACGCCCCGAGACAATGACCGCTGGGGTTGGGCTGATTATATAGGTAGCAGCAACACCCGCGTTTACAATTTTTTCAACCCCCACGATATTACCTGGGTGGGGTGGAACCTGGCGCAGAAAGAAGCCAAACCCTATTGGAAATACAACCGCACGTACAAATATTTTCCCGATGAAGCGAATGGCGAACACTTTCGTCTTAAATACTGGTGGTTTTTCTCTCGCCCGGTAAAAGACCGTCACGAAGCCATGGCCTACGCACTTAATTCCAAAACCCAGGCACTGGGTGCTGAAGCGCGCGTGCACGGCTTGGTGCACCAGAATTTTGATCTAGCAAAAGAACCTTTTGAATTTGGTAACGATCACGTTGCGGCGTGGCGTTGGAACCCGCAATTGGTTATGCCCTATTTTAATTTAATGTTGGATGTTTTTAATATTCCTTATAACGGCTTGAGTGTCGAATGA
- a CDS encoding LysR family glycine cleavage system transcriptional activator produces the protein MFVPPHLLIHLPYLAQVARFNSFTKAAEALHVTQAAVSYQVKQLETKTGNRLVTRQSGGKTQLTEAGRLLVAEFNHCDKRLRLALEHLDFESNAGVLRITTPVDFGSVVMPKVLLHLQGSAPHLKVHCHTSDVSIDLERSDWDMAISFLPHDSREESSVVYRSPLVIVASTAYLEQHGAATNAGELLNHQLLTRYGSSHRNWQAVFAGTSDIRNARHLVSVGNTFALLEGAKQGLGIAVLPKFCVAEALAGELLRVVCSQLLLPEVRFCLRKIQAPQINHYEKLLRNALSDLNAEP, from the coding sequence ATGTTTGTGCCACCCCATCTACTCATCCACCTGCCCTACCTCGCCCAGGTGGCGCGTTTTAACAGCTTTACCAAGGCTGCTGAGGCACTGCATGTAACCCAGGCGGCGGTGAGTTATCAGGTGAAGCAACTGGAGACCAAAACGGGCAATCGCCTGGTCACTCGTCAAAGTGGCGGTAAAACCCAGCTCACCGAAGCTGGCAGGCTGCTGGTCGCCGAATTCAACCATTGTGACAAGCGCTTGCGACTGGCGTTGGAACACCTGGATTTCGAGAGTAATGCGGGCGTTCTTCGTATCACTACGCCGGTGGATTTTGGCAGTGTGGTGATGCCAAAAGTCTTATTGCATCTGCAAGGTAGCGCGCCGCACCTCAAAGTGCACTGCCACACCAGCGACGTCTCGATCGATCTCGAGCGGAGCGATTGGGATATGGCCATATCCTTCTTACCGCACGACTCGCGAGAAGAGTCCAGTGTGGTTTATCGTAGCCCTCTGGTTATAGTGGCCAGTACCGCTTATCTCGAGCAACATGGCGCAGCTACGAACGCAGGGGAACTACTAAACCATCAATTATTAACACGTTATGGTTCCAGTCATCGAAATTGGCAGGCGGTCTTTGCAGGTACATCTGACATCCGCAACGCTCGTCATCTTGTCAGTGTTGGAAATACCTTCGCGCTTTTAGAAGGGGCGAAACAGGGTTTGGGTATAGCGGTGTTACCAAAGTTTTGTGTGGCCGAAGCGCTTGCTGGAGAACTGCTTCGCGTTGTGTGCTCACAACTTCTGTTGCCGGAAGTTCGTTTTTGTTTACGTAAAATTCAAGCGCCACAAATTAATCATTATGAAAAACTGCTTAGAAACGCCCTGAGTGACTTGAACGCGGAACCTTAG
- a CDS encoding lactoylglutathione lyase produces MKLQHIAFWTNDIGRAIRFYQQHFQGKVLFSHTDGDFSCTFISICNSVRLELMHKPGLPEEQLGDRVGYSHLSLDVGSRTEVDRLTDYFLTQGVPLEKCKVQYDDGYYESSVFDPDGNIIELAFVDEAVNPNAQQI; encoded by the coding sequence GTGAAATTGCAACATATCGCTTTCTGGACCAACGACATCGGCCGCGCAATTCGTTTTTACCAGCAACACTTCCAGGGAAAGGTGTTATTCAGTCATACCGACGGCGACTTTAGCTGCACCTTCATCAGTATCTGCAACAGTGTACGACTGGAGTTGATGCACAAACCCGGCTTACCTGAAGAGCAGCTCGGCGACAGGGTGGGGTATTCGCATCTCTCGCTGGACGTGGGAAGCCGCACTGAAGTTGATCGCTTAACAGATTATTTTTTAACGCAGGGCGTGCCCCTGGAAAAATGCAAGGTGCAGTATGACGACGGTTACTATGAAAGCTCTGTGTTCGACCCAGATGGCAATATTATTGAGTTGGCATTTGTAGACGAAGCGGTGAATCCGAACGCACAACAGATTTAA